A part of Arachis hypogaea cultivar Tifrunner chromosome 12, arahy.Tifrunner.gnm2.J5K5, whole genome shotgun sequence genomic DNA contains:
- the LOC112729817 gene encoding uncharacterized protein has protein sequence MSRRQDCTGHLSEEFKKGVVEFIDFVERNPTVIDSLGRILCPCTKCKNRLRDEIFWVEKHLCDRGFTEGYINWTAYGEERWVEQDTTNVTQEHEEENTNPYVDMVIDDAGDNLNVVEGLEEDPNPSASKFYKLLRSADEPLWDGCTKHTILSAVTQLVNLKSEFNMSESCYNRMVAIIKGMLPESEKFPEDFYRSKTMIQELGLGYEKIDACPNHYMIYYKEISDKISYVACTMCGHPRFKPKAGDTTNSSRDVPYSILRYFSITPRLQRLFMSKTTAQYMKWHVDGVRQDESVITHPADANAWKQFDATHELFSQESRNVRLGLCTDGFNPFSGSKTPYSCWPVFVTPYNLPPSMCMRREYIFLSLLIPGPKSPGKKLDVYLRPLIDELKVLWDNGVTTYDAWEKKNFNMKAALLWTISDFLAYGMLSGWSTHGHLSCPICMKNTKSFRLQHDAKPCWFDCHRQYLPAGHAFRRDRYSFKKSTVENSFPPKRMSGVEILSELDKLEEANLGANPRGKKGDFGTIHNWVRKSIFWELPY, from the coding sequence ATGTCACGAAGGCAAGATTGCACTGGTCATCTAAGCGAGGAATTTAAGAAAGGTGTTGTGGAATTCATAGATTTTGTAGAAAGAAACCCGACAGTCATTGATAGTTTAGGTCGCATTCTTTGTCCATGCACAAAATGTAAGAACAGACTTAGGGATGAAATATTTTGGGTCGAAAAGCATTTGTGTGATCGTGGGTTTACGGAGGGTTATATAAACTGGACTGCTTATGGTGAGGAAAGATGGGTTGAACAGGACACAACAAATGTTACCCAAGAACATGAAGAGGAGAATACAAATCCATATGTAGACATGGTTATTGATGATGCAGGTGATAACTTAAACGTAGTGGAAGGTTTAgaagaggatccaaatccatccGCGTCGAAGTTTTATAAGTTGTTGAGGAGTGCTGACGAACCTTTGTGGGATGGCTGCACCAAGCATACAATATTGTCAGCTGTAACCCAGCTAGTTAACTTGAAGTCAGAATTCAACATGAGTGAGAGCTGTTATAATCGAATGGTTGCCATAATCAAGGGCATGCTCCCAGAATCAGAGAAGTTTCCAGAAGATTTCTACCGGTCAAAGACAATGATTCAAGAATTGGGATTAGGATATGAGAAAATTGATGCTTGTCCTAATCACTACATGATATATTATAAAGAAATAAGTGACAAGATTAGTTATGTAGCATGCACAATGTGTGGACATCCACGATTTAAGCCAAAGGCAGGGGATACAACTAATAGTAGTAGGGATGTGCCATACTCAATATTAAGATATTTTTCTATTACTCCAAGGCTTCAACGTTTGTTTATGTCTAAAACTACTGCGCAATATATGAAGTGGCATGTGGATGGAGTACGCCAAGATGAATCGGTGATCACACATCCGGCTGATGCTAATGCTTGGAAACAATTTGATGCCACCCATGAACTATTTTCCCAAGAGTCTAGAAATGTTAGGCTTGGACTTTGCACTGATGGTTTTAATCCATTTTCTGGCTCGAAGACTCCATACTCATGTTGGCCTGTGTTTGTCACACCTTACAATCTTCCTCCAAGTATGTGCATGAGAAGAGAGTACATATTCCTCAGTCTTTTGATCCCTGGACCGAAGTCTCCGGGaaaaaaattagatgtttatcTTAGACCACTGATTGATGAGTTAAAGGTTTTGTGGGACAATGGTGTTACTACTTATGATGCatgggaaaagaaaaattttaatatgaaggCAGCATTATTGTGGACTATAAGCGATTTTCTGGCTTATGGAATGTTGTCTGGTTGGAGCACACACGGTCATCTTTCTTGTCCGATTTGCATGAAGAACACTAAATCATTTCGACTACAACACGACGCTAAACCCTGTTGGTTTGATTGTCATCGACAGTACTTGCCTGCTGGTCATGCATTTCGTCGTGATCGGTACTCTTTTAAAAAGTCAACCGTGGAAAACTCTTTTCCACCGAAACGAATGAGTGGAGTTGAAATCTTAAGTGAGTTAGACAAACTCGAAGAAGCTAACTTAGGGGCTAATCCGAGAGGAAAAAAGGGTGACTTTGGTACCATTCATAATTGGGTGAGAAAAAGCATATTTTGGGAGTTGCCTTATTGA